The Topomyia yanbarensis strain Yona2022 chromosome 3, ASM3024719v1, whole genome shotgun sequence nucleotide sequence AGGTAACTGAATCATCATCGAAATATTTCTGTGGGCTTCTTCCATCATCGGATCGATTTAGCGTATTCAAATGCAGTGTATCAATTATTTTGGTGTTATCTTAATGATAAGGGTacttgtttttttctgtttcgtgCATAGACAGAGAAATGCTTTGGGATCAGTCGAATATCGGTAAACTACTATCGTGTGAATTCGAATTATATGTAAGTACCGTAAACtttgactttgatcatcggggtgactttgatcactcgaaatttttttcgtaGATTACTTATTGAGCTagaatcagagttaaaaataatcgaagctcttttttgacggctgaaaatgaacctgttgcgactcgcggtgaatagaaaaaaaaatcattctactatccatcttattcattcagttgaatatcgtacaatatattcattacactaattatctacgaaaatcttttcaaatgccgataaagcatatgaaacaacaatcatcatcgcttacattgtgccagggcctactttgatgcatttgattcgttgctgcgcggtcgcttcgtgtaataatcggagaccaATGAAAATCATGGATAGATGGGCGGTTTgctcgtttgacgttttcagctacgtcactgaatattgaaaatgaatgcggctgaatatgatcaattttcattcaatgaatttgaatatttttaactctggctaGAATAGTCTACTTAATCATTCTCATTTGAAATGAGTTTTACTTTAAACTTATAAAGTAgtgatttgttatattttttgagtatattgttcgatttttgagtacaaaatgtacaaaaatataaaattttactTTAACTTATTTTGGCGTAGCATCGTAAAGTGTCAATTTTCTATACAACTAATAAATCATAGATTTTAGCCAGAATAATAAATTCCAAGCGAggtttcatttttcttttgagtcgaatgtgccaaatttatttttaacagcttacttatattaaaaaatttgtttttgtgaaacaattatttcaaattttttcaagcttaaaatcgcaatatttttttaatattcagcGCTGCAacatgttaaaatggatgaaactcttTGTTAATTGATAAACCGCTAaattaaaacaaatttgacGGTTGAATAAATTTTCAGATACTTTTACTCAAATTGAActcaaattatacgaattttgttcactagaattttacagtatattgaaaTACATTGTATAACACCAATTTAGCAATGAGTATGttttcagaattagtttaaacagacattcaaatgaaaaacatttacatcaagaatttaatgtgggtgTGTTCACGCACTTCACCACTCTTCTTACTTTCTGGATCTTTTAGAAAGTTTTTTGCCGTTTTCACCTGCTGAATCAGGACTTTTTCTGCATCCACTGCACTTTCAGCTGTCGCGCGCGAAATGAACGGGTTTGTAGGGAACTTTGGATATCGcgaaaatgaaaactcgaaaaactgtttttctgCGACCGACACCAACGATTGCGTTTTACTATCTGTTTTTATTCTATgttgtttgtttacattcgtCGTCTGTTTTATGGTACAGCTGATTGACAGCGGTTTTCGCGATgcagaatccatttctgctttaTGCTCGCACAATGGGTTTGAAGTGTGAATCTTATGGTAAGTATCTTAACATTGCATTTTGTTTCTAAAATTCTATGATTAGTTCACTTTTTCTTAGGGCTAGGTGAGTATTTACAGGTATgtacaatgcataaaatttcatttcaattcAGGTTCATGTTGTGGTGGATTAAAGGTGAGTATTGAACATTCCGGCCGCCAATGAAATTTTAAGGAATTCAACGGGCATTAGCGGCGGAAGTTCGAGCTTCTTGCGATGACTGACGTTCAACGGGATATGGAGATTTGGATTCGTCTTGCCGGTACAGGCCTCCTTACGGCTTCCAGGATGATTTTTCGAGGTGCGTCGGGTCCGACTGCAGGATACTGTCCAGGAGTGGTGTGCTGTAAAGGAGGAACATCTGTACGCGAACTGTTGGTTTAACAAATTAGGATGGGGTACTTAACTCGAGTCAAGTCCCAGCCGGGGGTTCTAGGAACCCACACGGCGAGGCTTGGTTCTTTACAGGTGAACCACGAACCGCTCGATACCCCCGAGCTTGGGCCAGGATCTCGTCTGGCGACTCATTTCCCCGAGTAGGGGCCGGGAGCTCGTCCGGCGGCTCTGTACCCTGAGCAAGGGCCGGGATCTCGTCCGGCGGCTCTGTTCCCTGAGCAAGGGCCGGGATCTCGTCCGGCAGCTCGGTTCCCTGAGCAAGGGCCTTCATTTGGCGTTGTTGACGTAGGGCTGCTAGTTGGTGCGGGACTCTGTGCTACGATGGGTGGCGCTACTTCAACTGGAAGTAAGCAGAGCTTCGGGATGGCGCGTTGAACGATGCCGAAGGTCGACTTCACGGTGGCGACACGAACAAGCCCGTCAGGGCCGGGATGAACGCTGAGCACGCGTCCCAGGGGCCATTTCAACGGCGGTGCTCTCTCATCTTTGAGAGCGACGATGGAACCAACGGCTAGATTGTCCATGGcttctgtccagcggtagcgactTTGCAGGGTGGCGAGATACTCCTTGTGCCAACGACTCCAGAAGTGCTGAGTTAGCTGTTGTACTCGTTCCCATCGAGACAACCTGGATTCAGGAACTTCACGGCAATCTGGATCAGGTACCGCATTCAACGGACGACCAATCAGGAAATGTCCTGGAGTCAGAGCAAGCTCATCGGATGGATTGTCCGGCAACGGCGTGATTGGGCGAGAGTTTAGCATTGACTCGACCTGAATCAATGCGGTTTGCAGCTCGGATTCGGTTAGGTGGGCATTTCCGAGGATTTTGCGAAGCAGGGTCTTCACGGATTTCACGCAGGCTTCCCAGATTCCACCGAATGTGGGAGAGCGAGGTGGGATGAAGTGGAACTGTATTCCGTTGTCTGCGCATTCGTTTGCTACGGCATCTTGGTGAACTTGAGTTCGGAAAAGCTTCCGCAGTTCTTCCAGTTCTCGCTGTGCTCCAACAAAGTTCGTGGCGTTATCGCAGTAGATATGCGCAGGCTTTCCTCTACGGCCGACAAATCTTCGCAGGCTCGCAATGAATGTGCTAGTGGTCAGATCCGACACAAGGTCCAAGTGCACGGCTTTGGTAGCCATACATACGTATACGGTGATGTAGGCTTTGAAGAATGGCGATCTCTTATTTCGGAGTGACGTTCTCACGTACATTGGCCCAGCCAAGTCAACGCCAACATTCTGAAACGGGTACGCCTGGTTGACCCGAACAGATGGCAGATCCCCCATCAGCTGCTGCAACGGCTTGGGTTTGGCACGTGCGCATACCATGCAGCCGTGAACAATGTTGCGAACCAAGTTCCGTCCGCCGAGGGGCCAAAATCTTTGGCGCAACGAGGATAGTAGTAAGCTGGGACCGGCATGGAGCGTCTTATGGTGTTCTCTCGTGGCGATCATGTCGGTGAAACGATGTTTGGGGAGGACGATCGGGTGTCTTCCGTCGACAGGTATCGCTGCATTGTGAAGCCGGCCGCCGACACGAATAATGCCGTCTACGAGTGTCGGGTGCAGATACCGTAGCTTGGATTTACGGTTTACTTTTCCGACGGTTTCAAGTTGGCGTATCTCGTTGGCAAAGTACTGCTGTTGTATGCGACGGACCAGATTGAGCAGAGTGCGATCAATGTCAAGAGCCGTCAACGGGCCGACAAGAATTGGTTGATGATTCTTCCGGTGAAGGCAGTTAGCGGCGAAACGCCGAAGAAGTGTGCCGATCCGAAGTAGCTGACGAATATTGGAATAGCGATCGACGATATCTGACGGTTCTACGCTCACGACCGGAAGGGCAATAGTCTGTCGGACCTCCGGTTGGTCTGAGTTTGAGGTCGCTACGACGACGTACTTCGCTGGCCAAGGAGCGAATATTGGTTTTAGCCACTGCGGTCCGTTCCACCACAGTGCACTAGCGAGGAGTTCATCGAGGTCCATTCCTCGAGAAACGAGATCGGCGGGATTGTCTTCGGATGGGACGTGATTCCAAACGGCGTGAGACGTCAGCTCTTGGATTTCAGCCACTCGGTTGGCTACGAACGTCTTCCATGTCGATGGAGTTGCGGATATCCAGTTCAAGACGATGGAAGAATCGGTCCATAGATATGTGGTGGCGGTTATGTCGATGCTGTCCTGAACTTGTTTAAGAAGTCTGGACAGGAGTTGAGCTGCGCATAGCTCGAGGCGTGGAATGGTTTGAGTCCCCATCGGAGCGACCTTGGACTTAGAAATCACCAGGCGAACTGTACAAGGGCCCTCGGCAGGTATTGACCGGAGATAGATGCATGCGCCATATGCAGACTCTGAAGCGTCGCTGAACCCGTGAATCTCCAAGCGGTCGTAACCCGGACGTAACACATGGCGAAAAACTCGAAGGTGGGCAAGTGCTGAAAGCTTCTGGTGAAATTCCTGCCATTCGTGAGCGAATCCGTTAGCCACGGGTGTGTCCCAGTCGAGATGGAGTTTCCAAAGACTCTGCAGCATGATTTTCGCCCTTGCAATGGTCGGTCCAATCAAACCTAAGGGGTCGAAAAGACTGCTGATCTGAGAGAGGATCGTTCGTTTGTTCAGAACCGTACATTCCTTCCAATTCGGCGTCTTGAACGAAAGAAAATCGGTCGACGGTTCCCAGCGGAGGCCAAGTGCAGTCACGGAGGACTCGTGGTCCAAATCGAGTAGTGTTTTCGTCTCTCGGAGCTCCAACGGAATGGTATCAAGAATAGCTTGACAATTCGAAGACCATTGTCGGAGAGGAAGTCCTGCGCCTGCGAGCATTGCAATGAGCTGGTTGCAGGTAACAGCGAGAGATTCAGCATCGTCAGAACCGGACAGCAAATTGTCGACGTAGAAGTCGTGGCGGACAGCGGGTTCCGCCAGCGGAAAATGTTGCCCTTCATCATCGGCGAGCTTCTGCAGCACcctagttgccaaaaatggagcactGCTTGTGCCGTATGTGACGGTGCGGAGCTGGTAGCTCTTCAGTGGAGCCTCGGGATCGTCGCGCCAGAGAATTCGCTGCAGCGGTTGGTCGGTGGGATGGACCAAAATCTGCCGgtacattttttcaatgtccGCAGATATCACGAACTGGTGGATTCGAAAACGGAGGACAATCGTCACGAGAGTGTCCTGGATTGTGGGACCAGGAAGCAGGACATCGTTCAGCGAGATACCGGACTTCGAGCGGCATGATGCGTCGAATACGGTACGAAGCTTTGTAGTGGTGCTGTCGAGTTTCATCACAGCGTGGTGTGGAAGGTAGTATTGCGGTTGCGCGTCGATTTCATCGGGGCCAATCTCCCGCATATGTCCCAATCTCACGTACTCGTGGATGAACTGCTGATACATCGCCTTCTTATCGGGACTAGCACAGTGTGAGCGTTCTAGAGAGAAGAAGCGGCGAGTGGCGTTGTATTTGTTGTCCTTTAACTGCCAAAGCAGCTCGTCCCGCTTGGGAAGCTTGACGACGTAGCGGCCTTCGGAGTTGCGGGTGGTGTTCTTCAAGAAATGTTCCTCACAGTATCGTTCCGACGGAGACCATCCCTTTGCATCGTGGACTTCTTCGAGCTGCCAGAATCGGTTGACCAACTCATCGATTGTGCAGGGATTACTGAACTGGCACTTGCGTGGATCGCTGTGATCGTGGTTTTCCAATAAACACTCTCCGGAGACGACCCAACCGAACTCTGTGTTCTGCAGAAGCGGTAACTCTTCCCCGAGCGATATCCTGCCGTATCGAAGAATTTGGAAGAAATGGGCGGCACCCAGAATCATGTCGATGTCGCCAGTAACAGCGAATGTTGGATCTGCAAGCTCCACGTGCTTTGGAATCGGCCAGTGGCGGGCTTCTACCGTCGACTGGGGCAGCTTGACGGTAATGGAAGGCAGAACGAGCATGGAGCATTGTACGGAGAAGGGAGTGACTCGAGAGAAGATGGTTATCGTGGCCTGGTATTCAACCAGCGTTGTAGTGTTTCCGATTCCGCTTATCGGGATAGCATGCGGCAATCGGATGCGAGGAAGCTGCAGTCGTTCGCAAAGAGCCCCAGAAACAAAGTTGCGTTGGGAAGCACAGTCCAGCAAGCAACGAGCAGTGACGATGCGACCTCTACCGTTACGGATGCTCACTAGCGCAGTCGGAAGGAAAACGGTTCCAGGAATCACTTCACCAGTGTGTGATACGAGGGCAGTCTGAGAACTCATGGAAGGCGCATGAATGTGGGATAAGTTTGCGATTGAGGTAGAGGTAGACGGTTGCTGGATGGGAGCTTGCGAAACAGACTGGGGTGACAGTGAGTTCGGAGCATGCAGCGCAGATGCTGCGGTGAGAGTCGGCTGGAGGGCAACACAGCAAGTTGATCCGGTGGCTTGACCAGAAGCGGGATTGTCGTCAGAGGGCTCAGTATGAAGAAGCGTGTGGTGCTTCTTGGTACATGTACGGCATCTTGACCCAGAACAGTTCCGGGCATAATGGGAACTCGATCTCAAACAGTTAATGCAAAGGTTTTTCTGTCTTACCAGATCGATCCGTTGGCGAAGGTTGAGTTTCCGAAATTCCGGACAGCTGTACAGGTAATGACTCTCACCGCACTTGTCGCACGGCTTCGGCTTGCTGGCGCTGGAAGAGGGTGCACTGGATACTGCAGTTTGCTGTGTAGCTGCGACTGGAAAAGCTGCTAGCTTGGATGTCGGATTTGGCTTGCTGCGAGGAGGAGCGGTGTTCGAAGTGGCTGAAGAAACTGCTTGCAAAACTCGAGCGTAGTTCTGGAGGAAGTTTACCATCGTCACGTATGATGGCATTGAAGTTGACGCACCAGTGCTTGTGTCCTCTGATGTGCCGGCGGTTCCTCCCAGAACCGAAGCGATGTTGTCAGCATCGAGTTTGCTACAGTGGTTCTCCCATTCCCGGAGCGTACAAGGATCGAGGCGTATAGATAGCTGGTAAACCAGGATAGAGCTCCATCGGTCGGCTGGTTCACCCAAGCTCTTCAGAACGGATATCTGCTGCTCGAAGCGATCGATCAGCGCAAGCAGATCTTCAGCTGATTCCTTGCGCATCGCTGGAGTGTCGAAAAGCGTCCGAATGTGACACTTGATTAACTGCCGGTTGTCCTCAAAACGCAGCCGCAACGTTCGCCAAGCGTCCTTGTAGCCCTGCTCGCTTATTTTGATAGGGTCGAGAATGCGCGCTGCCTCCCCTTGAACGAGGCCCTTCAGATAGTGCATCTTCTCGACCGCACTGATGTCGCTCCGGGAACCTACAGCGGATTCAAACGAATCGCGAAAAACACACCAGTCTTCCAACTTACCGCTAAACTTGGGTAGGTTAAGCTCCGGAAGCCTGATGTTCATTGGTCTCGATGGTGCGGGGTTGGCAGAAGGGGGAGAACGTATTTTCTTCGCCAGTTTGGCCAAGTAGAAGGACCGAAGAGCATAATAGCGACCGTCGAACAACTGCCGTTCCTTTTTCAGGTCGATTGGCTCCTTATCGGTGGAAAACATCTCCAATTTCACCACCGTCCGGTGAAACTCGTCGTAAAATTTCTCCAACTTTTCCGCCCACGCTTCTACTTGGCCCGCAAACTTACTGTCCTTGTCGAACTCCTTCGCATAATATTCCAACAAAGCCATTGAATCGACAATATTCTGCTTCGTCAGCTCCAACTCACTAAATTTCCTCTCGTCGGCCATTTTCTTCTTCGGTAGCGCCGTATTCCCGTTCACTCACGCACTTTTCAACCTCCAAGAATCCAAAATGCACCCGAACAGTCAAtttgcaaaataaaaatttcaccgcgaaacttaaaaacttttttgaaaatattcctTCAGAAATCTTTATGTTCCAGCACGGCGCGCACCGTTCAGGCAGTAGGTAAACAATGCACACTACCTACGCTATCGTCAGCTGGCTGTGTCTCGCACGCACTACTCGTTGTAACGATGTAAATATTCTGCGATGGTGGATTCTTGGAGGGAACACTATGCGGTTTTGTTTGCACTACCGCGTAAAATGGCTAGTTTGCCGCTTGGGGACGCTACCGAAAATCACCTTTCGCGCACTTTTTCTGGCTTTACCCGTCTACAGCGGGGCCgttctttgcgattttttcgCCTATTCTGGGCAATTTACAATCACTTTTTGCCTCTTCTGGGCACCTTTCGTTCACTTTTTGCCTATTCTGGGcagttatcaaagtcaccccggaatacccCGGAAGACGGACTtcaaattataatgatttttgaaaaaatactagtaagcggacaatttcCGGTAGAACCATCCAATTTTGTTcttcatacatcagtacatgatttaaaaatattaaacttgaaaataatGTGTTGCGC carries:
- the LOC131686985 gene encoding uncharacterized protein LOC131686985, translated to MADERKFSELELTKQNIVDSMALLEYYAKEFDKDSKFAGQVEAWAEKLEKFYDEFHRTVVKLEMFSTDKEPIDLKKERQLFDGRYYALRSFYLAKLAKKIRSPPSANPAPSRPMNIRLPELNLPKFSGKLEDWCVFRDSFESAVGSRSDISAVEKMHYLKGLVQGEAARILDPIKISEQGYKDAWRTLRLRFEDNRQLIKCHIRTLFDTPAMRKESAEDLLALIDRFEQQISVLKSLGEPADRWSSILVYQLSIRLDPCTLREWENHCSKLDADNIASVLGGTAGTSEDTSTGASTSMPSYVTMVNFLQNYARVLQAVSSATSNTAPPRSKPNPTSKLAAFPVAATQQTAVSSAPSSSASKPKPCDKCGESHYLYSCPEFRKLNLRQRIDLVRQKNLCINCLRSSSHYARNCSGSRCRTCTKKHHTLLHTEPSDDNPASGQATGSTCCVALQPTLTAASALHAPNSLSPQSVSQAPIQQPSTSTSIANLSHIHAPSMSSQTALVSHTGEVIPGTVFLPTALVSIRNGRGRIVTARCLLDCASQRNFVSGALCERLQLPRIRLPHAIPISGIGNTTTLVEYQATITIFSRVTPFSVQCSMLVLPSITVKLPQSTVEARHWPIPKHVELADPTFAVTGDIDMILGAAHFFQILRYGRISLGEELPLLQNTEFGWVVSGECLLENHDHSDPRKCQFSNPCTIDELVNRFWQLEEVHDAKGWSPSERYCEEHFLKNTTRNSEGRYVVKLPKRDELLWQLKDNKYNATRRFFSLERSHCASPDKKAMYQQFIHEYVRLGHMREIGPDEIDAQPQYYLPHHAVMKLDSTTTKLRTVFDASCRSKSGISLNDVLLPGPTIQDTLVTIVLRFRIHQFVISADIEKMYRQILVHPTDQPLQRILWRDDPEAPLKSYQLRTVTYGTSSAPFLATRVLQKLADDEGQHFPLAEPAVRHDFYVDNLLSGSDDAESLAVTCNQLIAMLAGAGLPLRQWSSNCQAILDTIPLELRETKTLLDLDHESSVTALGLRWEPSTDFLSFKTPNWKECTVLNKRTILSQISSLFDPLGLIGPTIARAKIMLQSLWKLHLDWDTPVANGFAHEWQEFHQKLSALAHLRVFRHVLRPGYDRLEIHGFSDASESAYGACIYLRSIPAEGPCTVRLVISKSKVAPMGTQTIPRLELCAAQLLSRLLKQVQDSIDITATTYLWTDSSIVLNWISATPSTWKTFVANRVAEIQELTSHAVWNHVPSEDNPADLVSRGMDLDELLASALWWNGPQWLKPIFAPWPAKYVVVATSNSDQPEVRQTIALPVVSVEPSDIVDRYSNIRQLLRIGTLLRRFAANCLHRKNHQPILVGPLTALDIDRTLLNLVRRIQQQYFANEIRQLETVGKVNRKSKLRYLHPTLVDGIIRVGGRLHNAAIPVDGRHPIVLPKHRFTDMIATREHHKTLHAGPSLLLSSLRQRFWPLGGRNLVRNIVHGCMVCARAKPKPLQQLMGDLPSVRVNQAYPFQNVGVDLAGPMYVRTSLRNKRSPFFKAYITVYVCMATKAVHLDLVSDLTTSTFIASLRRFVGRRGKPAHIYCDNATNFVGAQRELEELRKLFRTQVHQDAVANECADNGIQFHFIPPRSPTFGGIWEACVKSVKTLLRKILGNAHLTESELQTALIQVESMLNSRPITPLPDNPSDELALTPGHFLIGRPLNAVPDPDCREVPESRLSRWERVQQLTQHFWSRWHKEYLATLQSRYRWTEAMDNLAVGSIVALKDERAPPLKWPLGRVLSVHPGPDGLVRVATVKSTFGIVQRAIPKLCLLPVEVAPPIVAQSPAPTSSPTSTTPNEGPCSGNRAAGRDPGPCSGNRAAGRDPGPCSGYRAAGRAPGPYSGK